The following are from one region of the Alicyclobacillus fastidiosus genome:
- a CDS encoding YdiU family protein: MTENKITIQAGWNFDNSYARMPKLFYSEVTATSVRAPKLIILNHPLAVSLGLNVEALQSSYGEAVFSGNQVPEGAYPLAQAYAGHQFGHFTMLGDGRALLLGEQITPHRKRVDIQLKGSGRTPYSRRGDGRAALGPMLREYIISEAMHALGIPTTRSLSVTATGETIIRETYLPGAILTRVAASHLRVGTFQYAAAWGSEQDLRTLADYTLQRHFPDIETHENRYVALLEEVTKRQAELIAKWQLVGFIHGVMNTDNMAISGETIDYGPCAFMDTYDPATVFSSIDTHGRYAYGNQPQIGAWNLTRFAEALLPILDENEDQAVQLAGNAISKFMALYHRHWLAGMRAKLGIFNEEPEDESLVQDLLDMMGKYHADFTNTFLSFTYDQPESMVLFGTAEFTEWYQLWQSRLGRQNESKNDSQQLMRKSNPALIPRNHRVEEALEAAVQHDDSSVMEKLLDVLSNPYAHAPEQAQYAKLPEPSACPYRTFCGT, encoded by the coding sequence ATGACAGAGAACAAAATAACCATACAAGCAGGTTGGAATTTCGACAACAGTTACGCTCGTATGCCGAAATTGTTTTACAGCGAAGTGACTGCAACCTCTGTCCGTGCACCGAAGTTGATCATTCTGAACCATCCGCTTGCGGTATCTTTAGGGCTCAATGTCGAAGCGCTGCAGAGTAGTTATGGCGAAGCGGTATTTTCCGGAAATCAGGTCCCGGAAGGCGCGTACCCTCTTGCTCAAGCTTACGCTGGGCATCAATTCGGACATTTTACGATGCTAGGGGATGGTCGAGCTCTGCTGCTTGGGGAACAAATCACACCCCATAGGAAACGGGTTGATATCCAACTCAAGGGTTCAGGCAGAACGCCATACTCCCGCCGAGGCGATGGTCGCGCCGCGCTTGGGCCCATGTTGCGCGAATACATCATCAGCGAAGCGATGCACGCGCTCGGGATTCCGACCACCCGCAGCTTGTCGGTGACCGCAACCGGCGAAACCATTATTCGCGAAACGTACCTTCCTGGAGCTATTCTGACTCGAGTAGCTGCCAGCCATCTGCGGGTAGGCACCTTTCAATACGCTGCAGCATGGGGCTCTGAGCAGGATCTCCGCACCTTGGCTGACTATACATTACAAAGACATTTTCCGGACATTGAGACTCATGAAAACCGATATGTAGCTCTGCTTGAGGAAGTCACTAAGCGTCAAGCGGAGCTCATCGCCAAGTGGCAACTCGTCGGCTTCATTCACGGGGTCATGAACACCGATAACATGGCCATTAGCGGAGAAACCATTGATTATGGCCCTTGTGCTTTTATGGATACCTATGACCCAGCCACCGTATTCAGTTCCATTGATACGCATGGCCGGTATGCGTATGGGAATCAGCCGCAGATTGGCGCGTGGAATCTCACGAGATTTGCTGAAGCCTTATTACCGATTCTCGATGAGAATGAAGACCAGGCCGTCCAATTGGCGGGCAATGCCATTTCGAAGTTTATGGCGTTGTATCACCGTCATTGGCTGGCTGGAATGAGAGCAAAACTTGGGATCTTTAATGAAGAACCAGAGGATGAATCCCTGGTTCAAGACCTCCTCGACATGATGGGAAAATATCACGCAGATTTTACAAATACCTTCTTGTCATTTACGTATGATCAGCCAGAAAGTATGGTCCTCTTTGGTACTGCAGAATTTACCGAGTGGTATCAACTTTGGCAGTCGAGACTTGGTAGACAAAACGAATCGAAGAATGATTCCCAACAGCTGATGCGGAAAAGCAACCCCGCACTGATCCCTCGGAACCATCGAGTTGAAGAGGCACTGGAAGCGGCCGTTCAACACGATGACTCCAGCGTCATGGAGAAGCTTCTTGATGTTCTCTCCAACCCTTATGCGCACGCGCCAGAACAAGCTCAATACGCCAAACTGCCTGAGCCGTCAGCATGTCCTTACAGAACCTTTTGCGGTACTTGA
- a CDS encoding ABC transporter permease, with amino-acid sequence MEAIQKHFFGDIGVMFGRSMRHIFRSMDTIITVTIMPIAFMLLFVYVFGGAIRTGTDNYVNYLLPGILLMAIASGISYTAYRLFIDMQRGIFERLHSMPIARSAILWGHVLTSLVSNAISVVVIILVALIMGFRSSAGVLSWFAVAGILALFTLALTWIATIAGLSAKSVDGASAFSYPILFLPFISSAFVPTQSMPLVVRVFANNQPVNSIVGAIRSLLAGEPVANDIWTALAWCLGILVVAYVFAMRVYQRRIS; translated from the coding sequence ATGGAGGCGATACAGAAACACTTTTTTGGCGACATAGGCGTTATGTTTGGACGTTCCATGCGTCATATATTCCGCAGCATGGACACCATAATCACGGTCACCATCATGCCAATTGCTTTTATGTTGCTCTTTGTCTATGTGTTCGGCGGCGCAATTCGAACTGGCACGGATAACTATGTGAATTACCTTTTGCCCGGCATACTCCTGATGGCTATTGCAAGCGGTATATCCTATACGGCTTACCGCTTGTTTATCGATATGCAACGTGGAATATTCGAGCGGCTACACTCCATGCCGATAGCACGTTCGGCCATTCTGTGGGGACATGTACTGACCTCGCTGGTATCCAACGCTATTTCGGTTGTCGTCATCATTCTCGTTGCGTTGATTATGGGCTTTCGCTCATCGGCCGGGGTGCTGTCATGGTTTGCCGTAGCTGGTATACTCGCGCTATTTACGTTGGCCTTAACATGGATTGCGACGATTGCCGGACTGTCCGCTAAATCGGTGGACGGCGCGAGCGCATTTTCCTATCCGATTCTCTTCCTGCCGTTTATCAGCTCGGCATTCGTGCCCACTCAGTCTATGCCACTAGTCGTCCGCGTCTTTGCCAACAACCAACCCGTCAACTCAATTGTCGGTGCGATTCGATCTTTGCTCGCCGGGGAGCCTGTCGCCAATGACATTTGGACTGCGCTCGCATGGTGTTTAGGCATTCTTGTTGTTGCGTATGTATTCGCAATGAGAGTTTATCAACGAAGAATCTCATAA
- a CDS encoding ATP-binding cassette domain-containing protein, producing MQDLAIQVRGLQKSYKQLHVLKGVDFEVKQGSIFALLGSNGAGKTTIVKILTTLLKQDSGTVAVNGFDVALKPEHVRQSISLTGQFAAVDEILTGRENLIMMGKLRHLKNPGQVADDLLHRFGLADAASRRVSTYSGGMRRRLDLAMSLVGKPQLIFLDEPTTGLDPEARIEVWKIVKELADGGTTVFLTTQYLDEAEQLADRIAILHEGRIIANGTLAELKKLLPPVKVEYVEKQPTLEEIFLAIVGKKEEK from the coding sequence ATGCAAGACTTAGCAATCCAAGTGCGAGGACTTCAAAAGTCCTACAAACAGCTTCATGTCCTGAAGGGTGTAGATTTCGAAGTGAAACAGGGTAGTATTTTCGCCCTGCTCGGATCCAATGGGGCGGGAAAGACAACAATTGTCAAAATTCTCACCACGCTACTTAAGCAAGACAGCGGAACCGTCGCCGTAAACGGATTCGATGTTGCGTTAAAGCCCGAACATGTGCGGCAATCGATCAGCCTAACCGGGCAATTTGCCGCCGTGGACGAGATTTTGACTGGCCGGGAAAATTTGATCATGATGGGCAAACTACGACACCTAAAAAATCCGGGTCAAGTTGCAGACGACTTGCTTCATCGGTTCGGCCTGGCCGACGCTGCCAGCCGCAGGGTATCAACCTATTCGGGTGGCATGCGCCGTAGGCTCGATCTCGCCATGAGCCTTGTCGGAAAACCGCAGCTCATTTTTCTAGACGAGCCGACCACCGGGCTCGACCCAGAAGCGCGCATTGAGGTTTGGAAGATTGTCAAAGAGCTTGCCGACGGTGGTACGACGGTATTCCTGACCACGCAGTATTTGGATGAGGCTGAACAGCTTGCCGATCGAATTGCCATCCTGCACGAGGGTAGGATTATCGCCAACGGCACGCTCGCGGAGCTAAAAAAACTGCTTCCTCCCGTGAAAGTGGAGTATGTTGAAAAACAACCTACATTGGAAGAGATATTCCTCGCAATCGTTGGCAAAAAGGAGGAAAAGTAA
- a CDS encoding pentapeptide repeat-containing protein: MNEKLTTYLNEVFSPYDGLKSVSELKADLLSDLQERFRELKAEGKDDETAFEMTIDTIGDIEQTAQEVANLSRSLERQVRINLSGRNLQESDFAGVTLHKGKFKASALRGADFGGADLTGSSFAASDVREANFDGANLTDCNFSTTDLADTSFRKSVLVRTNVNVSGLRRAKFIDTRLTDVELTTTDLREATFENCIFHGVDFKSSDLRGICFDGQTFIGVKFDRSALNDVSFRGATLKNVSFRLPLSVTNKSYRAFKTVCFDGATMDKLTYAALKGLWVVDLSKVTVI; this comes from the coding sequence AAAGCGTTAGCGAACTAAAGGCTGACCTTCTCTCCGATTTGCAGGAGCGGTTCCGTGAACTCAAAGCCGAAGGCAAAGACGATGAAACGGCTTTTGAAATGACCATTGACACCATTGGAGACATTGAGCAAACGGCACAAGAGGTCGCCAACCTCTCTCGCTCGCTGGAGCGGCAGGTGCGGATAAACCTCAGTGGCCGCAATCTGCAAGAGAGCGACTTCGCGGGTGTTACTTTACACAAAGGAAAATTCAAAGCGAGCGCGTTGCGGGGAGCCGACTTTGGAGGCGCAGACTTGACCGGCAGCTCGTTTGCGGCCAGCGATGTGCGTGAAGCCAATTTTGACGGGGCAAATCTGACAGACTGTAACTTTTCCACCACGGACCTTGCGGATACGAGCTTCCGCAAATCCGTCCTTGTACGCACCAACGTGAACGTTTCGGGCCTGAGACGCGCGAAGTTCATTGATACAAGACTGACCGATGTCGAGCTGACCACGACCGATCTTAGAGAAGCAACTTTTGAGAACTGTATCTTTCACGGCGTTGATTTCAAATCTTCCGATCTGCGAGGGATTTGTTTCGATGGGCAGACCTTCATCGGTGTCAAGTTTGATAGGTCTGCACTGAACGACGTTTCGTTTAGGGGAGCGACACTCAAGAACGTGTCATTCCGTCTACCTCTTTCCGTGACAAACAAATCTTACCGTGCCTTCAAAACCGTCTGCTTTGACGGCGCGACGATGGATAAGCTGACCTATGCTGCGCTTAAAGGCTTATGGGTCGTTGATTTGTCAAAAGTCACGGTCATATAG